One Phocaeicola dorei genomic region harbors:
- a CDS encoding ABC transporter permease, producing the protein MGTIDIDYGSLGVGLLLMLIPVYFLWRFKTGLLKPVLIGTVRMIIQLFLIGAYLRFLFEWNNPFINFLWVIIMVGVAAETALTRTRLKRGILMIPISIGFFVTVVLVGLYFLGFVLKLDNIFSAQYFIPVFGIIMGNMLGVNVIGLNTYYAGLRREQQLYYFLLGNGATRNEAIAPFVRQALIKAFSPGIANMAVTGLVALPGTMIGQILGGSSPHVAIKYQIMIVVITVVASMLSLMMTIFLASRKSFDSYGRLLRVHKDTKRK; encoded by the coding sequence ATGGGAACAATTGATATAGACTATGGCAGTTTGGGAGTAGGATTGCTGCTGATGCTTATTCCGGTTTATTTTTTATGGCGTTTCAAGACGGGCTTGCTTAAACCGGTTCTGATAGGCACAGTACGTATGATTATACAGTTGTTTTTGATTGGGGCTTATCTTCGTTTTCTGTTTGAATGGAACAATCCGTTTATTAATTTTTTGTGGGTGATCATCATGGTTGGGGTGGCTGCTGAAACGGCTTTGACGCGTACGCGGTTAAAACGCGGAATTTTGATGATTCCTATTTCTATCGGTTTTTTTGTAACAGTGGTGCTTGTCGGACTTTATTTCCTTGGCTTTGTATTAAAGTTGGATAACATCTTCAGTGCCCAGTATTTTATTCCGGTTTTTGGTATAATCATGGGGAATATGTTGGGAGTGAATGTGATAGGATTAAATACTTACTATGCCGGATTGCGTAGGGAACAGCAACTTTATTATTTTCTGTTGGGGAATGGCGCTACCCGTAATGAGGCGATAGCTCCATTTGTGCGTCAGGCTCTTATTAAAGCGTTCAGTCCGGGCATTGCCAATATGGCAGTAACAGGGCTTGTTGCATTGCCGGGAACTATGATTGGGCAGATATTGGGAGGAAGTTCGCCACATGTGGCTATCAAATATCAGATTATGATTGTAGTTATAACTGTGGTGGCATCTATGCTTTCACTAATGATGACCATTTTTCTGGCTTCACGGAAATCATTCGACAGTTATGGCCGGTTGTTACGAGTTCATAAGGATACCAAACGGAAGTAG
- a CDS encoding ATP-binding cassette domain-containing protein codes for MINIENISISFGNLTLFRGLDLQVHYGESVCICGGSGSGKSSLLKAVLGFVPLSEGTIRVDGTLLAPKTADHIRKKIAWIPQELALPLEWVSEMVRMPFELKANREAGFSKERLMDYFVSLGLEEKLYDKRVNEVSGGQRQRIMLAVTALLDKPLLVVDEPTSALDPESCLRVINFFKSLCSKGMTILSVSHDKQFAAGCDKVFTL; via the coding sequence ATGATTAATATAGAAAATATATCTATAAGTTTTGGTAATCTGACTCTTTTCAGAGGACTTGACCTGCAAGTTCATTACGGAGAAAGTGTATGCATTTGTGGTGGTTCCGGCAGTGGAAAATCTTCATTGCTGAAAGCTGTTTTGGGCTTTGTTCCTTTAAGTGAAGGGACAATAAGGGTGGACGGCACACTGCTGGCACCTAAGACGGCGGATCATATCCGAAAGAAAATAGCATGGATTCCCCAGGAGTTGGCTCTTCCTTTGGAATGGGTCAGTGAAATGGTGCGGATGCCTTTTGAACTGAAGGCAAATCGTGAGGCGGGATTCAGCAAAGAGCGGCTGATGGATTATTTCGTATCATTAGGATTGGAAGAGAAACTTTATGATAAACGGGTAAATGAAGTGTCGGGTGGTCAGCGTCAGCGTATCATGTTGGCAGTGACAGCCTTGCTTGACAAACCTTTACTGGTAGTGGACGAACCGACTTCGGCACTTGATCCGGAATCGTGTTTACGGGTGATTAACTTCTTTAAATCCTTATGCAGTAAAGGAATGACTATATTGTCTGTTTCGCATGACAAACAGTTTGCTGCCGGATGCGACAAGGTATTTACTTTATAA
- the proS gene encoding proline--tRNA ligase — MAVELKELTKRSENYSQWYNDLVVKADLAEQSPVRGCMVIKPYGYAIWEKMQRQLDDMFKETGHVNAYFPLLIPKSYLSREAEHVEGFAKECAVVTHYRLKNAEDGSGVIVDPAAKLEEELIIRPTSETIIWSTYKNWINSYRDLPILCNQWANVMRWEMRTRLFLRTAEFLWQEGHTAHATREEAEAEAQKMLHVYGDFAEKYMAVPVIKGVKSANERFAGALDTYTIEGLMQDGKALQCGTSHFLGQNFAKAFNVQFVDKNNKLDYVWATSWGVSTRLMGALIMTHSDDNGLVLPPHLAPIQVVIVPIYKNDEMLKKIDAKVEGIVNKLKAMGISVKYDNADNKRPGFKFADYELKGVPVRLVMGGRDLENNTMEVMRRDTLEKETRSCDGIEEYVQQLLEDIQNNIYQKALNYRNEHIVKVDSYDDFKEQIEKGGFILAHWDGTPETEDRIKEDTKATIRCLPFDADEESLTPGKCMVTGKPSARRVLFARAY; from the coding sequence ATGGCAGTAGAATTGAAAGAACTTACCAAAAGAAGCGAGAATTATTCTCAGTGGTATAATGACTTGGTGGTGAAGGCCGATTTGGCTGAACAATCACCTGTGCGTGGATGTATGGTTATCAAGCCTTACGGATACGCCATTTGGGAGAAAATGCAGCGTCAGTTGGACGATATGTTTAAGGAAACCGGTCACGTAAATGCCTATTTCCCGTTGCTTATCCCGAAATCTTACCTTAGCCGTGAAGCTGAGCACGTAGAAGGATTTGCCAAAGAGTGTGCTGTAGTTACTCACTATCGTCTGAAGAATGCAGAGGACGGTTCGGGTGTTATCGTAGATCCGGCTGCCAAACTGGAAGAAGAATTGATTATCCGCCCTACATCTGAAACAATCATTTGGAGTACATATAAGAACTGGATTAATTCCTATCGTGACCTGCCTATCTTGTGCAACCAATGGGCAAATGTTATGCGGTGGGAGATGCGTACCCGTTTGTTCCTGCGTACTGCGGAGTTCTTGTGGCAGGAAGGTCATACGGCTCATGCGACCCGCGAGGAAGCAGAAGCGGAAGCACAGAAAATGTTGCATGTGTATGGTGACTTCGCCGAGAAGTATATGGCTGTCCCGGTAATCAAAGGGGTAAAATCGGCTAATGAACGTTTCGCGGGTGCGTTGGATACTTACACCATCGAAGGTTTGATGCAGGATGGAAAGGCATTGCAATGTGGTACTTCTCACTTCTTGGGACAGAATTTTGCGAAAGCGTTCAATGTACAGTTTGTTGACAAAAACAATAAGCTGGATTATGTTTGGGCTACTTCCTGGGGAGTATCTACCCGTTTGATGGGTGCATTGATAATGACTCACTCTGATGATAACGGATTGGTGTTGCCACCACATTTGGCTCCTATTCAGGTAGTTATCGTTCCTATTTATAAGAATGATGAAATGCTGAAGAAGATTGATGCAAAAGTAGAAGGCATTGTCAACAAGTTGAAAGCAATGGGTATTTCTGTGAAATATGATAATGCAGACAATAAGCGTCCGGGATTCAAGTTTGCAGATTACGAACTGAAAGGTGTGCCTGTTCGCTTGGTAATGGGTGGCCGTGATCTTGAAAACAATACAATGGAAGTGATGCGTCGTGATACATTGGAAAAAGAAACTCGTTCTTGCGACGGAATCGAAGAATATGTACAACAATTGTTGGAGGATATTCAGAACAATATTTATCAGAAGGCATTGAACTATCGTAACGAACATATCGTGAAAGTGGATTCATACGATGATTTCAAGGAACAGATAGAGAAAGGTGGCTTTATTCTGGCTCATTGGGATGGAACCCCGGAAACGGAAGACCGGATTAAAGAGGATACCAAGGCAACAATTCGTTGTCTTCCTTTTGATGCTGATGAAGAGAGCCTGACTCCGGGCAAGTGTATGGTAACCGGAAAACCATCTGCTCGCCGTGTTCTCTTTGCGAGAGCATATTAA
- a CDS encoding DUF6057 family protein → MSSNNSLSYKRAARILTVACGLLFSIFSIVYLFVLQKDVVGALHYSLSQGKTHYSPLAGAIIITVVLLVFRWGINGLMGLKGPVRTLSYFPSCLLLGVLTDVDRTIFHGGNIEDKWFWLLPLLLLIYIGVVYTLRRVFRSWLNQEGSILGLINSNLAILTLLCLMTVGIGNTNVNFHHELAVEQAIRNHHYEAARMIGAKSLETTRTLTVLRAYAMSLEGTMGEHLFEYPQYYGAEGLLFAPHSQETLRLNADSLYAHLGVRPHVAEETVDFLARICRDEIGRHTALNYYMSALLLDKKLDKFVSAVDMYCFEQDTLPRYYREALVLYKRTHPGYGREVKDTLMVRRLDEFLNRQKEFSSPVEEKNRMRREYGDTYWWYYRYQ, encoded by the coding sequence ATGAGCAGCAACAACAGCTTATCCTATAAAAGAGCCGCCCGCATCCTCACGGTTGCGTGCGGTCTTCTTTTCTCTATTTTTAGTATTGTCTATCTTTTTGTGCTTCAGAAAGATGTCGTAGGTGCATTGCATTATTCATTGTCACAAGGAAAGACACATTATTCTCCGTTGGCAGGAGCTATCATCATTACAGTGGTTTTATTGGTATTCCGTTGGGGAATCAATGGATTGATGGGATTAAAAGGCCCTGTGCGAACACTTTCTTATTTCCCGTCTTGTCTGTTGCTGGGAGTGCTGACGGATGTGGACCGGACTATTTTCCACGGAGGAAACATAGAGGATAAATGGTTTTGGCTGCTGCCGTTGCTTTTGCTTATATATATAGGTGTGGTCTATACTTTACGGCGTGTGTTTCGTTCCTGGTTGAATCAAGAGGGTTCTATATTGGGCTTAATAAACTCTAACTTAGCAATTTTGACACTTTTATGCCTGATGACGGTAGGTATAGGAAATACGAATGTGAATTTTCATCATGAACTGGCTGTGGAGCAGGCTATCCGTAATCATCATTATGAAGCTGCACGGATGATAGGAGCAAAGTCTTTGGAAACAACCCGTACATTGACAGTGCTTAGAGCCTATGCTATGTCTTTGGAAGGTACCATGGGGGAGCATTTGTTTGAATACCCTCAATATTATGGTGCGGAAGGGCTTTTGTTTGCGCCTCATTCTCAGGAAACTTTGCGCTTGAATGCCGATAGCTTGTATGCTCATCTTGGTGTAAGACCACATGTTGCAGAAGAGACAGTAGACTTTTTGGCCCGTATCTGTCGTGATGAAATAGGTAGACATACCGCTTTGAATTATTATATGAGTGCATTGCTGCTGGATAAGAAATTGGATAAATTTGTATCGGCGGTTGATATGTATTGTTTCGAGCAAGATACATTGCCGCGTTATTATCGTGAGGCATTGGTGCTTTATAAACGGACTCATCCTGGATATGGAAGAGAAGTTAAAGACACGCTGATGGTGCGGCGTTTGGATGAGTTTCTTAACCGTCAGAAGGAATTTTCATCACCAGTGGAAGAGAAAAACCGTATGCGGCGGGAATATGGTGATACCTATTGGTGGTATTATCGTTATCAATAA